The following proteins are encoded in a genomic region of Pseudomonas saponiphila:
- a CDS encoding succinylglutamate desuccinylase/aspartoacylase family protein yields the protein MQRIDHSLPWGHLGTQRQLSVFRFGSGPRKVYIQASLHADELPGMRTAWELKQRLAELEQQGRLQGLIELVPVANPIGLDQQVQGSHLGRFELGSGKNFNRAFVELSGPVGDLIGKQLGSDAAANIALIRRAMVQVLDELPPPASQLQALQRLLLRHACDADITLDLHCDFEAAIHLYALPQHWPQWQSLAARLKAGVALLCEDSGGSSFDESCSAPWLRLAQDFPRAAIPPANLATTLELGSMGDTRVEQARANCEAILGFLAEQGLISGDWPAAPDQCCEGMPFEGTEYLFAPHHGVVSFLREAGDWVERGDALFEVVDPLNDSVSTVRAGTSGVLFALDRGRYTQPGIWLAKVAGREAIRAGKLIND from the coding sequence ATGCAACGCATCGACCATTCCCTGCCCTGGGGCCACCTGGGCACCCAGCGCCAGCTCAGTGTGTTCCGCTTCGGCAGCGGCCCACGCAAGGTGTACATCCAGGCCAGCCTGCACGCCGATGAATTGCCGGGCATGCGCACCGCCTGGGAGCTCAAGCAGCGTCTGGCCGAGCTGGAGCAGCAGGGCCGTCTGCAAGGGCTGATCGAGCTGGTGCCGGTGGCCAACCCCATCGGCCTGGACCAGCAGGTGCAGGGCAGCCACCTGGGGCGTTTCGAGCTGGGCAGCGGCAAGAACTTCAACCGTGCCTTCGTCGAACTCAGCGGCCCGGTGGGCGACCTGATCGGCAAGCAGCTGGGCAGCGATGCCGCCGCCAATATCGCCTTGATCCGCCGCGCCATGGTCCAGGTGCTGGATGAACTGCCGCCGCCGGCCTCGCAACTGCAGGCCTTGCAGCGCTTGCTGCTGCGCCATGCCTGCGATGCCGATATCACCCTGGATCTGCACTGCGATTTCGAAGCAGCGATCCATCTCTACGCCTTGCCCCAGCACTGGCCGCAGTGGCAGTCCCTGGCGGCGCGGCTCAAGGCTGGGGTGGCGCTGCTCTGTGAAGATTCCGGCGGCAGCTCCTTCGACGAGTCCTGTTCCGCGCCCTGGCTGCGCCTGGCCCAGGATTTTCCCCGGGCGGCGATTCCTCCGGCCAACCTGGCCACCACCCTGGAGCTGGGCAGCATGGGCGACACCCGGGTCGAGCAGGCCCGGGCCAACTGCGAGGCCATCCTCGGCTTTCTCGCCGAACAGGGACTGATCAGCGGCGACTGGCCTGCCGCGCCGGATCAGTGCTGCGAGGGCATGCCCTTCGAAGGCACCGAATACCTGTTTGCCCCGCACCACGGCGTGGTCAGCTTCCTGCGCGAGGCCGGCGACTGGGTGGAGCGCGGCGATGCCCTGTTCGAAGTGGTCGACCCGCTCAACGACAGCGTCAGTACCGTGCGCGCCGGCACCAGTGGCGTGCTCTTTGCCCTGGACCGCGGGCGCTACACCCAGCCGGGCATCTGGCTGGCCAAGGTGGCCGGCCGCGAGGCGATTCGCGCCGGCAAGCTGATCAACGACTGA
- a CDS encoding ABC transporter substrate-binding protein: MNKFALFGALALSLFSFTASADEAKPIRIGIEAGYPPFSMKTPDGKLTGFDVDLGDALCEQMKVKCTWVEQEFDGLIPALKVKKIDAILSSMTITDDRKKNVDFTIKYYHTPARFVMKAGTAIKDPLTELKGKKVGVLRASTHDRFATEVLVPAGIDLVRYGSQQEANLDMVSGRIDALLADSVNLNDGFLKTDAGKGFAFVGPEYNDPKYFGGGAGIAVRKGDKELADKFNSAIGEIRANGKYKQVQDKYFDFDVYGE; this comes from the coding sequence ATGAACAAGTTTGCGCTGTTTGGTGCCCTGGCACTGTCGCTGTTTTCCTTCACCGCTTCGGCCGACGAGGCCAAGCCGATCCGTATCGGTATCGAAGCCGGCTACCCGCCGTTCTCGATGAAGACCCCCGACGGCAAGCTCACCGGTTTCGATGTCGACCTGGGCGATGCCCTGTGCGAGCAGATGAAAGTCAAATGCACCTGGGTCGAGCAGGAGTTCGACGGCCTGATCCCGGCGCTGAAGGTGAAGAAGATCGACGCCATCCTGTCGTCCATGACCATCACCGACGACCGCAAGAAGAACGTCGATTTCACCATCAAGTACTACCACACCCCGGCGCGCTTCGTGATGAAGGCCGGCACCGCCATCAAGGACCCGCTGACCGAGCTCAAGGGCAAGAAGGTCGGCGTGCTGCGCGCCAGTACCCACGACCGCTTCGCCACCGAAGTGCTGGTGCCGGCGGGTATCGACCTGGTGCGCTACGGCTCCCAGCAGGAAGCCAACCTGGACATGGTTTCCGGCCGCATCGACGCGCTGTTGGCCGACTCGGTCAACCTCAACGATGGCTTCCTGAAAACCGATGCCGGCAAGGGCTTCGCCTTCGTCGGCCCCGAGTACAACGATCCGAAGTACTTCGGTGGCGGTGCCGGCATTGCCGTGCGCAAGGGTGACAAGGAGCTGGCGGACAAATTCAACAGCGCCATCGGCGAGATCCGCGCCAACGGCAAGTACAAGCAAGTGCAGGACAAGTACTTCGATTTCGACGTCTACGGCGAGTAA
- a CDS encoding IS1380-like element ISPa33 family transposase, with the protein MLPEKLHFSPLSRRLVEASFTGGHITSDAGLLLLREVDRQHGLTRRLAKIVPDRRDPGRVQHGLQTLLAQRIYALAAGYEDLNDHDGLRHDYALQTAVNRLQPLAGKSTLGRLEQQADRETVVQAHRLLWEHFIAQHDQAPAEIVLDFDATDVPVHGDQEGRFFHGYYDHYCFLPLYVFCGRHLLVSYLRPSNIDGARHSWAILALLVKFIRRFWPETRIVFRGDGGFCRHRMLDWCDRKQVDYVVGLARNTRLQRMAAPAMQAVAEAYQETGQKMSGVYRFLYQAGSWRRRRLVVSRLEHGEQGANPRFIVVSRFAEDAAQQYYEDYCGRGDMENRIKDQQLDLFADRTSSPRWWTNQWRLMLSAFAYVLFERLRDHLQGTALARMSIHNLRLKLLKIGAVIIRNSRRIRVLISEAYPHQELFAGLVARLKPT; encoded by the coding sequence ATGCTACCAGAAAAACTCCACTTTTCACCCCTCTCTCGCCGCCTCGTCGAGGCCTCTTTCACCGGTGGTCACATCACCTCGGATGCGGGCTTGTTGCTGCTGCGCGAGGTCGACCGGCAACATGGCTTGACCCGCCGCCTGGCCAAAATCGTTCCCGATCGGCGTGATCCTGGGCGTGTCCAGCATGGACTGCAGACACTGCTCGCCCAGCGTATCTATGCACTGGCCGCCGGCTACGAGGATCTCAACGATCATGACGGCCTGCGCCATGACTACGCGCTGCAGACTGCGGTCAACCGCCTGCAACCGCTGGCCGGCAAATCCACTCTGGGGCGCCTGGAACAGCAAGCCGATCGCGAAACGGTGGTGCAAGCCCATCGCCTGCTGTGGGAGCACTTCATCGCCCAGCATGACCAGGCGCCGGCTGAGATCGTGCTCGACTTCGATGCGACCGATGTGCCGGTGCATGGTGATCAGGAAGGGCGCTTCTTCCATGGCTATTACGACCATTACTGCTTCCTGCCGCTCTATGTGTTCTGTGGTCGCCATCTGCTGGTGAGCTATTTGCGCCCGAGCAACATCGATGGCGCCCGACACAGTTGGGCCATCCTGGCACTGCTGGTCAAGTTCATTCGCCGCTTCTGGCCAGAGACCCGCATCGTGTTCCGCGGTGACGGCGGTTTTTGCCGACATCGCATGCTCGACTGGTGTGACCGCAAGCAGGTGGATTATGTGGTGGGTCTGGCCCGCAACACCCGCCTGCAGCGGATGGCGGCGCCGGCCATGCAAGCTGTCGCCGAGGCCTACCAAGAAACCGGGCAGAAGATGTCCGGCGTGTATCGCTTCCTCTATCAGGCCGGTAGTTGGCGTAGGCGCCGCCTGGTCGTGTCGCGCCTGGAACATGGCGAGCAGGGTGCCAATCCACGCTTCATCGTCGTGTCCCGCTTTGCCGAGGATGCTGCCCAGCAGTACTACGAAGACTACTGCGGCCGTGGCGACATGGAGAATCGGATCAAGGACCAACAGTTGGATCTGTTCGCCGACCGCACCTCCAGCCCACGCTGGTGGACCAACCAGTGGCGGCTGATGCTGTCGGCCTTTGCCTATGTGCTGTTCGAACGGCTACGCGATCATCTCCAGGGCACCGCATTGGCGCGCATGAGCATCCATAACCTGCGCTTGAAACTGCTCAAGATCGGTGCGGTGATCATTCGCAACAGCCGGCGCATCCGCGTGCTGATCAGCGAGGCCTATCCGCATCAGGAACTCTTTGCGGGGCTGGTTGCCCGCCTCAAGCCGACCTGA
- a CDS encoding rhodanese-like domain-containing protein, producing the protein MTSLVRSTAAAPSAIALMHFCNRLTFETDCSDVYRSQETGEVDFVLVDVRGPEAFARGHVPGAINLPGHGLCAEQLAGYPRDTLFVVYCAGPHCNGANKAAVKLAALEYPVKEMIGGITGWLAEGFPLSSGQPCREGADLSCAC; encoded by the coding sequence ATGACCAGCCTGGTCCGTAGCACTGCCGCCGCTCCTTCGGCCATTGCCCTGATGCATTTTTGCAACCGCCTGACCTTTGAAACCGACTGTTCCGACGTCTACCGCAGCCAGGAGACTGGCGAAGTGGATTTTGTCCTGGTGGATGTGCGTGGCCCCGAGGCCTTTGCCCGTGGCCATGTGCCCGGGGCGATCAATCTGCCCGGGCATGGGCTTTGCGCCGAACAGCTGGCCGGTTATCCGCGCGACACCCTGTTCGTGGTGTATTGCGCCGGCCCGCATTGCAATGGCGCGAACAAGGCGGCGGTCAAGCTGGCGGCCCTGGAATACCCGGTCAAGGAAATGATCGGCGGCATCACCGGCTGGCTGGCTGAGGGCTTCCCGCTTAGCAGCGGGCAGCCATGCCGCGAGGGGGCGGATCTGTCCTGCGCCTGCTGA
- the ftrA gene encoding transcriptional regulator FtrA: MHNSPGLVAILAYDGLCTFEFGIAVEIFGLARPEFDFPWYEHCIVAVDPGPMRAAGGIRILADGGLELLEQARTIIIPGWRNRDQAPPPRLLEALRRAYHRGARLLSICSGVFALAASGLLNGLGATTHWRYTQELAERFPDISVDPDVLYVDSGQLITSAGSAAGIDACLHLVARDFGTQVANSVARRLVMSPQRTGGQAQFIPAPVSRTPRSDLSRVMQWARERLHEPLAVSDLAARALMSERTFLRRFSDATGASPKAWLQHERMARARELLESGSETTESIALRCGYRSVESFRVAFRGLVGLPPSAYRERFGRKPLA; encoded by the coding sequence ATGCACAATTCCCCCGGCCTGGTCGCGATCCTGGCTTACGACGGCCTTTGCACCTTCGAATTCGGCATTGCCGTGGAAATCTTCGGCCTGGCCCGGCCGGAGTTCGATTTTCCCTGGTATGAGCACTGCATCGTCGCCGTGGACCCGGGGCCGATGCGCGCTGCGGGCGGTATCCGGATACTGGCCGATGGCGGCCTGGAACTGCTGGAGCAGGCCCGGACCATCATCATTCCCGGCTGGCGCAACCGCGATCAGGCACCGCCGCCCAGGCTGCTGGAAGCCCTGCGCCGGGCCTACCATCGCGGCGCGCGGTTGCTGTCGATCTGCTCGGGGGTCTTCGCCCTGGCGGCCAGCGGCCTGCTCAACGGCCTGGGCGCCACCACCCACTGGCGCTACACCCAAGAGCTGGCCGAGCGCTTCCCGGACATCTCGGTGGATCCGGATGTGCTCTACGTCGATTCCGGGCAGTTGATCACGTCCGCAGGCAGCGCCGCCGGCATCGATGCCTGCCTGCACCTGGTGGCCCGGGACTTCGGCACCCAGGTGGCCAACAGCGTGGCCCGGCGCCTGGTGATGTCGCCCCAGCGTACCGGCGGTCAGGCCCAGTTCATTCCCGCGCCCGTCAGCCGCACCCCGCGCAGCGATCTGTCGCGGGTCATGCAATGGGCTCGGGAGCGCCTGCATGAGCCGCTGGCGGTGAGCGACCTGGCGGCCCGGGCCCTGATGAGCGAGCGAACCTTCCTGCGGCGTTTCAGCGACGCCACCGGCGCCTCGCCCAAGGCCTGGTTGCAGCATGAGCGAATGGCCCGGGCCCGGGAGCTGCTGGAAAGCGGCAGCGAAACCACAGAAAGCATCGCCCTGCGTTGCGGTTATCGTTCGGTGGAAAGTTTTCGCGTGGCCTTTCGCGGCCTGGTGGGCCTGCCGCCTTCGGCCTACCGCGAGCGCTTCGGCCGAAAACCCCTTGCGTAG
- the cobF gene encoding precorrin-6A synthase (deacetylating), which produces MKTLQVIGIGAGNPDYITIQAIKALNSCDVVFLMDKGPSKDSLIDLRRELCERYITERPFRFVEAQNPERERGDVDYQASVQALNRDKQQVFERLINEELADGETGAFLTWGDPALYDSTLRILEQILASGAAQFDYQVIPGITSVQALAARHKVPLNRVGRSVEITTGRRLAAGQASDADSLVVMLDAEDSYRQLRNQDLDIYWGAYLGTADEILISGRLDEVAEQIQQVRRQARQTHGWIMDTYLLRKPQA; this is translated from the coding sequence ATGAAAACCCTACAGGTCATCGGCATCGGCGCCGGCAACCCCGACTACATCACGATTCAGGCGATCAAGGCGCTGAACAGCTGCGATGTGGTGTTTCTCATGGACAAGGGGCCGAGCAAGGATTCGCTGATCGACCTGCGCCGCGAACTGTGCGAACGCTACATCACCGAGCGGCCCTTTCGTTTCGTCGAGGCACAGAACCCCGAGCGCGAACGTGGCGATGTCGACTACCAGGCCAGCGTGCAGGCGCTGAACCGCGACAAGCAGCAGGTCTTCGAGCGCCTGATCAACGAGGAACTGGCCGATGGGGAAACCGGCGCCTTCCTGACCTGGGGCGATCCGGCGCTGTACGACAGCACCTTGCGCATCCTGGAGCAGATCCTCGCCAGCGGCGCGGCGCAGTTCGACTATCAGGTGATCCCCGGCATCACCAGCGTCCAGGCCCTGGCCGCCCGGCACAAAGTGCCGCTGAACCGCGTCGGCCGCTCCGTGGAAATCACCACCGGCCGGCGCCTGGCGGCGGGGCAGGCCAGCGATGCCGACAGCCTGGTGGTGATGCTCGATGCCGAGGATTCCTATCGCCAGCTGCGCAACCAGGACCTGGACATCTATTGGGGCGCCTACCTGGGCACCGCGGACGAGATCCTCATTTCCGGGCGGCTTGACGAGGTCGCCGAGCAGATCCAGCAGGTGCGTCGCCAAGCGCGGCAGACTCATGGCTGGATCATGGACACCTACCTGCTGCGCAAGCCGCAGGCTTAG
- a CDS encoding histidine phosphatase family protein, producing the protein MPATRLTLICHARTAAQKQARLPLDEALEMDWQAQALSRATAFKPGLRVLCGPELRTRQTATLFCAEPQVQEALRDCGLGLWQGLSIKQLQAREPQALQAWLADPHLAPPQGESVAQLCQRVAQWLQDMATRPGHWLAVTHPFVMRAALLQVLQAPLASFNLLDIEPLARLDLSHAGRWRLRLLESPAPG; encoded by the coding sequence TTGCCGGCCACCCGCCTGACCCTGATCTGCCATGCCCGCACCGCCGCCCAGAAACAGGCGCGGCTGCCCCTGGACGAAGCCCTGGAAATGGACTGGCAGGCCCAGGCCCTGAGCCGGGCGACGGCCTTCAAGCCTGGGCTGCGGGTGCTTTGCGGTCCGGAGTTGCGCACTCGCCAGACCGCCACTCTGTTCTGTGCCGAGCCGCAAGTGCAGGAAGCCTTGCGCGACTGCGGCTTGGGCCTCTGGCAGGGGCTATCGATCAAGCAGTTGCAGGCGCGCGAGCCCCAGGCGCTGCAGGCCTGGCTCGCGGACCCGCACCTGGCGCCGCCGCAGGGTGAATCGGTGGCCCAGTTGTGCCAGCGCGTGGCGCAGTGGCTGCAAGACATGGCCACGCGCCCCGGGCACTGGCTGGCGGTGACCCATCCCTTTGTCATGCGTGCGGCGTTGCTGCAGGTGCTGCAGGCGCCCCTGGCGAGCTTCAACCTGCTGGATATCGAGCCCCTGGCCCGGCTCGACCTTAGCCACGCCGGCCGCTGGCGCCTGCGCCTGCTTGAATCGCCGGCCCCCGGTTAA
- a CDS encoding EAL domain-containing protein gives MSLNLAVNTSTLPIILLQYVAMVGVFSTLLMLREDAQRLIKSKKVLLGLILGTSNVTLIALASQFMQTPVKVFPSNDMLFLAGLLGGWWGGLACLALVALARFWFASSELFAEALFSFSLMTLGGVLLHRWFESRRLWSLQFKEMTLVLLVRVGAAIAPVPLVYWMGSIDSTIAAQLLSLRFSSTLFSLPLIILILAMLRREAGYQQAQQRLLQQALTDPTTQLPNRRALSIYLEQLLQQGAKMLGRHTLVVVKVGNLKDLVAIHGHDWTDQLLVCLAQEFQDGAARHVLLSATEPRPFMFSDLSLALALPDCSIRQVEESALLATLRTTLQARLPSDSGLPPTLQFCVIDACAGGSANITLRNISLALQDSRQPVRYLHQSLIEQAQSNERIRQQLLAWVRSNAPPLHYQPKFCLSRGTVIGAEALLRARDEQGAAISPLLILEVIRHHDLQHAFEWSTIEAVIRDARRYIDAGLSGPLAVNVSASTLSDANFAVLLIRRLKESGLPGHRLTLELTENTLLQDTRQVAHNMLLLKDHGVTLSLDDFGTGYSALSILAKYPFAEVKIDHSMISLLHYERMRTAVSIAQESARLYQATLTAEGVETQEQIDILRSIGIGCAQGYFFSPAVPLAQLIELGIECERGQGEKPGQ, from the coding sequence ATGTCTCTCAACCTTGCGGTCAACACATCGACGTTGCCGATCATCCTGCTGCAATACGTGGCCATGGTCGGGGTCTTCAGCACCCTGCTGATGCTGCGCGAAGACGCCCAGCGCCTGATCAAGTCGAAAAAGGTCCTGCTGGGGCTGATTCTCGGAACCAGCAACGTCACCCTGATCGCCCTGGCCTCGCAGTTCATGCAGACGCCGGTGAAGGTGTTCCCGAGCAACGACATGCTGTTTCTCGCCGGTTTGCTGGGTGGCTGGTGGGGCGGCCTGGCCTGCCTGGCGCTGGTGGCGCTGGCGCGTTTCTGGTTCGCCAGCAGCGAGCTGTTCGCCGAAGCCCTGTTCAGTTTCAGCCTGATGACCCTGGGCGGCGTGCTGCTGCACCGCTGGTTCGAATCGCGCCGCCTGTGGTCCCTGCAGTTCAAGGAAATGACCCTGGTGCTGCTGGTACGGGTCGGTGCCGCCATTGCCCCGGTGCCACTGGTCTACTGGATGGGCAGCATCGACTCGACCATCGCCGCACAGTTGCTGTCGTTGCGCTTCAGTTCGACCCTGTTCTCGCTGCCGCTGATCATCCTGATTCTCGCCATGCTGCGTCGCGAGGCAGGCTACCAGCAGGCCCAACAGCGCCTGCTGCAACAGGCGCTGACCGACCCGACCACGCAACTGCCCAATCGCCGGGCCTTGAGCATCTATCTGGAGCAACTGCTGCAACAGGGGGCGAAGATGCTCGGGCGGCACACGCTGGTCGTGGTCAAAGTCGGCAACCTCAAGGACCTGGTGGCCATTCACGGCCACGACTGGACCGATCAGTTGCTGGTCTGCCTGGCGCAGGAATTCCAGGACGGCGCCGCCCGGCATGTCCTGCTGAGCGCCACCGAACCCAGGCCATTCATGTTCTCGGACCTGAGCCTGGCACTGGCCCTGCCCGATTGCAGTATCCGCCAGGTCGAGGAGTCGGCCCTGCTGGCCACCCTGAGGACGACCCTGCAGGCCCGCTTGCCCAGCGACAGCGGCCTGCCTCCCACGCTGCAGTTCTGCGTGATCGACGCCTGCGCCGGCGGCAGCGCCAACATCACCTTGCGCAACATCAGCCTGGCCTTGCAGGACAGCCGCCAACCCGTGCGCTACCTGCATCAGTCGCTGATCGAACAGGCCCAGAGCAACGAACGCATCCGCCAGCAGTTGCTGGCATGGGTCCGCAGCAACGCCCCGCCGCTGCACTACCAGCCCAAGTTCTGCCTGAGCCGGGGCACGGTGATCGGCGCCGAAGCGTTGCTGCGGGCCCGGGACGAACAGGGCGCGGCCATTTCTCCGCTGCTGATTCTCGAGGTCATCCGCCACCACGACCTGCAGCACGCCTTCGAATGGTCGACCATCGAAGCGGTCATTCGTGACGCCCGGCGCTACATCGACGCCGGCTTGTCGGGGCCCCTGGCGGTGAACGTCTCAGCCTCGACCCTGAGCGATGCCAACTTTGCCGTGCTGCTGATACGGCGCCTCAAGGAGAGCGGCCTGCCCGGCCACCGCCTGACCCTGGAACTGACCGAAAACACCCTGCTGCAGGACACCCGCCAAGTGGCCCACAACATGCTCCTGCTCAAGGATCACGGCGTGACCCTGTCCCTGGACGACTTCGGCACCGGCTATTCGGCGCTGAGCATCCTGGCCAAATACCCCTTTGCGGAAGTGAAGATCGATCACTCGATGATTTCGCTGCTGCACTACGAACGGATGCGCACCGCCGTCTCCATCGCCCAGGAAAGCGCCCGCCTGTACCAGGCGACGCTGACCGCCGAAGGGGTCGAGACTCAGGAGCAGATCGATATTCTGCGCAGCATTGGCATTGGCTGTGCCCAGGGGTACTTCTTCTCGCCGGCGGTGCCTCTGGCGCAATTGATTGAACTGGGGATCGAGTGTGAGCGCGGGCAGGGTGAAAAGCCGGGGCAGTGA
- a CDS encoding MurR/RpiR family transcriptional regulator, producing the protein MPSLKDLITDSALDLTPAERKVVRALLDHYPRNGLGPMSRLAEHAGVSDPTIVRLVKKLGFSGYGEFQEALLSDMDDRLRSPSTLLRPRAQVAQGDTWGRYLADSQRALQDTQALTQPEDVRVLVNWLQDSRHALYCFGGRFSSFLAHYLLNHLRLMRPGCLLLEDNAQLPDRLFDIQRQDLVLLFDYRRYQSQALRVASAAKARHARVVLFTDIYASPLRELADLIISAPVESLSPFDTLVPALAQVEALIACLTPRSADLDQRLEGIDALRAQFDTHVLEEK; encoded by the coding sequence ATGCCCTCTCTCAAAGACCTGATCACCGACTCGGCCCTCGACCTGACGCCCGCAGAGCGCAAGGTGGTGCGCGCGCTGCTCGACCACTACCCGCGCAACGGCCTGGGGCCGATGTCGCGTCTGGCGGAGCACGCAGGCGTCAGTGATCCGACCATAGTGCGGCTGGTGAAGAAGCTCGGTTTCAGCGGCTACGGCGAGTTCCAGGAAGCCCTGCTCAGCGACATGGACGACCGCCTGCGGTCCCCCAGCACCCTGCTCCGCCCCCGGGCGCAAGTGGCCCAGGGCGACACCTGGGGCCGCTACCTGGCGGACAGCCAGCGCGCCCTGCAGGACACCCAGGCCCTGACCCAGCCCGAAGACGTGCGCGTGCTCGTGAACTGGCTGCAGGACAGCCGCCACGCGCTGTACTGCTTCGGCGGACGCTTCAGCAGTTTCCTCGCCCACTACCTGCTCAACCACCTGCGCCTGATGCGTCCCGGCTGCCTGCTGCTGGAAGACAATGCGCAACTGCCGGACCGCCTGTTCGATATCCAGCGCCAGGACCTGGTGCTGCTGTTCGACTACCGCCGCTATCAGTCCCAGGCGCTGCGGGTGGCCAGCGCGGCCAAGGCACGCCATGCCCGGGTGGTGCTGTTCACCGACATTTATGCCTCGCCGCTGCGCGAGCTGGCGGACCTGATCATCAGCGCCCCGGTGGAATCCCTGTCGCCCTTCGACACCCTGGTGCCGGCGCTGGCCCAGGTCGAGGCGCTGATCGCCTGCCTGACCCCGCGCAGCGCCGATCTTGATCAACGCCTGGAGGGCATCGATGCCCTGCGGGCGCAATTCGATACCCATGTGCTGGAGGAGAAATAA
- a CDS encoding isochorismatase family cysteine hydrolase — protein MFSLPHRSPRDLPFVVDHTALLLVDMQRAWLEPQFDPHLQEPEGQAFLQRARQQVIPNQQRLLAAVREARQNVLHTLIESLTADGRDRSLDHKLSNMHLPKGSPQAAIIDELAPVENEIVLPKTSSGVFNSTNIDYVLRNLETRHLIVAGIVTDQCVDMAVRDAADRGYLVTLVEDACATYSDARHQACLNAIKGYCWITDTDTVLGRLREIRG, from the coding sequence ATGTTCAGCCTGCCCCACCGTTCGCCCCGCGACCTGCCCTTCGTTGTCGATCACACCGCCCTGCTGCTGGTGGACATGCAACGCGCCTGGCTGGAGCCGCAGTTCGACCCGCACTTGCAGGAGCCCGAGGGCCAAGCCTTCCTGCAGCGCGCCCGGCAACAGGTGATTCCCAACCAGCAACGCCTGCTGGCCGCGGTGCGCGAAGCGCGGCAGAACGTGCTGCACACCCTGATCGAAAGCCTGACCGCCGACGGCCGCGACCGCTCCCTGGACCACAAGCTGTCGAACATGCACCTGCCCAAGGGCAGCCCCCAGGCGGCGATCATCGACGAGCTGGCACCGGTGGAAAACGAGATCGTGCTGCCCAAGACCTCCTCCGGGGTGTTCAACTCCACCAACATCGACTACGTGCTGCGCAACCTGGAAACCCGCCACCTGATCGTCGCCGGGATCGTCACCGACCAGTGCGTGGACATGGCGGTGCGCGACGCCGCCGATCGCGGCTACCTGGTGACCCTGGTGGAAGACGCCTGCGCCACCTACAGCGATGCCCGGCACCAGGCCTGCCTCAACGCGATCAAGGGCTACTGCTGGATCACCGACACTGACACCGTGCTCGGCCGCCTGCGGGAGATCCGCGGATGA